One stretch of Eupeodes corollae chromosome 2, idEupCoro1.1, whole genome shotgun sequence DNA includes these proteins:
- the LOC129945279 gene encoding uncharacterized protein LOC129945279, protein MKDCKPKATPKEKGLHIDVGDKERCTNHPYRELIGCLIYAIVVTTRPDLCAATGYMSLLQSCFDERHYNNAKHILRYIRGTIDLRMIYRKEGTTETLVCFCDADWGGDKNDRKSTSGYVFKLFGNTVSWASKKHSNSKFVIHRS, encoded by the coding sequence atgaaagacTGCAAGCCAAAAGCTACTCCCAAGGAAAAGGGTCTGCACATTGATGTTGGTGACAAGGAAAGATGTACAAATCACCCCTACCGCGAATTGATTGGTTGTTTAATATACGCAATTGTGGTGACCACAAGACCGGACTTATGTGCTGCAACTGGATACATGAGTCTATTACAAAGTTGTTTTGATGAACGCCACTACAACAATGCAAAACATATTCTGCGCTACATTCGTGGAACAATCGACTTGAGAATGATTTACCGAAAAGAAGGTACTACCGAGACCCTGGTGTGTTTCTGTGATGCTGACTGGGGAGGAGATAAAAATGACCGGAAATCTACTTCAGGGTACGTGTTCAAGTTATTTGGAAATACCGTGAGCTGGGCCTCAAAGAAGCATTCAAACAGTAAGTTTGTTATCCACAGAAGCTGA